The nucleotide sequence TCGCCTCCTCGAACCACGCCGTCTCGGCCTACGAGACCGACACGCGCACTCCCGACATGTACCGAACCGACGACGACTACCGCCTCAACGGGACGGAACTCCCCCGTCCCGGCAACCTCTACGGCGTGAGCAAGGCGGCCGGCGAGACGCTCGGGCGCTACTACCACGACAGCGAGGGCCTCTCGGTGGTCTGTGTCCGCATCGGCAACCTCACCGCTGACCACCCGCCGCGCAACTACGAGCGCGGACAGGCGATGTGGCTCTCCCACCGCGACTGTGCCCACCTCTTCGACCGCTGTATCCGGGCCGACTACGGCTACGAAATCGTCTACGGCATCTCCGACAACGAACGCAAGTACTACTCCATCGAGCGCGCCAAGGAGGTGCTTGGGTACGAGCCCCAGGACGATTCGGCGGCGTACACGCTCGCGGGCGAGCCGAGGGACGGGACGTAGTTTTCGGCGGTTCCGTACTCGGGACTGACGGAATCACACACCCTCGGGAGTCGGGTGTTCGGGGACCGTCGACGTCGTAGTCGTACAGGCCGTGAGTGGTCTGCATCCGTCGGATGGCGTCCCCCGCGGGGTAACCGACGCCGGGTGGCCAACCTACTTGTGTGCGAAGGCGCTCGTGTGCGTATGGATCGCCAGCAGATCATCGCTATCGTACTCGTGGGACTGATGGTGTTCTCGTCGCTCGCGTACGCCGTCTCGCTCTTTTGATGGCCGCTCATACGGATTATTGTAACTGGGTGCCGGTGGTGCGCCGAGACGGGCCGTCGAACCACCGGTACTGACTTACAATAAACGGTATCAGTCGGCGTCGAACAGTCCGTCTACGTCCGCGTACTCCCGCTGCCGTCGCTCGACGTGGTCGGCGAGGCGTCGGTAGACCAGGCCACGGTCGGCGTCCGCGGTCACGAACTCCAGGAGCGTCGTGGTGAACAGGGTCCGCTCGCCACCCTCGATCTCCTCGCGGGCGAACCCGATCGCGAGGTCGACGACCGCCGGATCGTAGCCGTGTTCATCGGCCAGTGCCGTCGCGGCGGCCGCCGCCGCGTCGAACCGCAGGTCCGCGAGCGCGAGGGGTCGCCCCTCGTGGCGGATCGGCGGCGGTCGGCGGCGCTCGGCGACTTCGGGGTCGGCCGCGAGGGTCGCGAGCGCCCGGCGAATCGGCGCGACGGCGACGCCCCGGTACGGCGAATCGAGACCAGCGAGGTAGTCGCCGGCGCTCGCCGCGAGGCCGGCGGCACCGCTCCAGTTGCGGGTCCGGGCGTGGTGGATCGCCGCCGTGAACTGGATCAGGCCGTGGAGGAACCGCTCGTCGTCGGTGCCGTCCGAACGGTCGAGCCACACGTCCTCCCATGGGTCGTGGGCGGCGTGGTACTCGCCGCCGTTGTAGAGGGCGATTCCGGCACGCAGCGCCGCGTCCATGCCCGCGGTTGGACACGGAGACGGAAAGTCGCGTCGTCGTAACGCACATACCCCGTCGAGTGGTATTGTATGACATGAACGAACCGAGCGGCGGAGACCTGACCGACGTCGAGCGCGAGGCGCTTCACGAGGTGGAACTGGGGGTCGAACACCTCCACCGGGCCCACGGCCACTTGGTCGCCTTCCACCACAGCACCGGGCGGGCGATGGATCACCTGGCGACCGCCGAGCGGCGACTCCGTGAGGCGGGCCACGAAGGGGCGGCGAACCGGCTACGCGACGAGTACCTCCCGCGGGGCGTGCTGCCGGCCTGCGACGACGAGGCGGCGGCCGGCCGGTGGTCGTACGACGTGCTGGAGACGTTCCAGGCGACGTTCCTCGAGGACGCGGTGGCGTTCGGCGAGGAGGTCCACGACCGGCTCGCCGACGGCCGACGGCACGTCGCCGAGCGACAGCAGGAACGGGAGTGGAAGGCACGGGCGCAGGACGGGGAGTGATCGCGGCTCGGGACTCACGGCTCCGCGTTCGCCGAGATGTTCGTTCGCCTCTCGCTACGCTCGGCGGGGTTGTGTCGGCCGCGTCCTGACGGAGTCCCACGCGAACGGCGAGGGACCGGCGGTCCCTCGGGCAGCCGGTGCGTAGCGCCGGCGACGGAAGGAGTAACCTGACGAAGTCAGGTCACGACTGAAGTGAACGTCCTGACGGAGATTTGAACCCGCCGAGACGGTCGACCTCGCTTCGCTCGGCCGCTGCGTCTCGTCTGCTCAAATCTTCCGGTGAGTTTTCCGCGGCACGGACGACTCGCTACGCTCGTCGTATTGTGCCGCTGAAAACGTCCTGACGGAGATTTGAACTCCGGTCCCTGGCTCCGCAAGCCAAGAGGATAGTCCACTACCCTATCAGGACTCATTCCTCCATACCCGGGATCGACATAAGACGGTTACGATCCGTGGCGGCGCTCGGCGGCGACGGTCAAACGGTGCTTTGAGGCTCCGGAAAGGGTATGGCCGCGCCGGGCGACGTGGGCGACATGGACCGACGGACCCTGCTCGGGACGGTGTCGCTGCTCGCGGTCGGCGGCTGTGCCGGACCGCCGGCCGAGCCGTCGCCGGCCGAGCCGTCGCCGGACGAGCCGCTCCGACTGAGCGACGCGTCGATCCGGGATACGGGGCGGTGTGACGACCCGGAGACGGCGTCGGTCGACGTCTCGGCGTCGCGGGTCCGGGTAACGGGGTGTGTGACGGGACCGAACGGGTGTTCGATCGCCAGTTTCGGTTCGGCGACGGTCGAGGGTTCCCGGTTGGTCGTGGTCGTGACGACGCGCCGCGACGCGCCGCCGGAGGTCTCCTGTACGGAGGCGCTCGTCCCCCGTGGTTACGTGGCGACGGTCGACCTGTCGAGCGGGCGGCCGCGGTCGGTGCGGGTGATCCACGACGCGGCGGGCGGGCGAGAGCGAGTCGCGGACGTGGCCGTGGATTCATAGGCGAAGGCGGGGGTATCGCGGGACGTGAGCCGCCATGGAAAACGCCCGGAATCGGCGGATGAGACGGCGACGTTCGGGCAAGGACAACGCTTAACCGGAGGGTTCGCCTGTTGCACGGTACGATGGGTGTAATCGAGGACGTCTACGAGGACCTCGACACCGACGTGGCGTTCGAGGAGTTCGAGGCCGCCGTCCACGACAAGGTCGAGCAGATGGGGGGGCTCGCCGACGAGGAGACGGCGGCGATGCTCATCGCCCACGAACTCGAGGACGAGGAGGTGAGCGGCGTCGCCGACATCGATCCCGGGATGGACGAAGTGAAGTTCCTCGCGAAGGTGATCGGGGTGGGCGACCTGCGGACGTTCGACCGCGACGGCGACGGCGACGGCGACGAGGACGGCGAGGACGCCGACGAGGGCCGCGTCATCAACGTCGACGTGGCCGACGGCACCGGTCAGGTGCGGATCTCCTTCTGGGACCGGATGGCCCAGTCGGTCGCGGACGGCGAGGTCGACGTCGGCGACGTGCTCCGGATCAAGGGCCGGCCACAGGAGGGGTACAGCGGCGTCGAGGTGAGCGTCGATCAGGCCGAGATCGACGAGGACGCCGAGGTGGACGTCGAGATCCGGGACACCTACCGGATCGAGGACCTCTCGCTCGGCCTCTCGGACGTGAACCTGCGGGGCCGGGTGCTGGCGACGGACTCGGTCCGGACCTTCGACCGCGACGACGGCTCGGAGGGGCGGGTCGCCAACCTGACGCTCGGCGACGAGACGGGACGGATCCGGGTGACGCTGTGGGACGAGCGCGCCGACCGCGCGACGGAACTCGACGCCGGAACGAGCGTCGAGGTGGTCGACGGCTACGTCCGGGAGCGCGACGGCGACCTGGAACTCCACGTCGGCTCGCGGGGCGCGGTCGAGGAGATCGACGAGTCGATCGCCTACGACCCCGAGACGACGCCGATCTCCGATCTGGAACTCGGGCAGACGGTCGACCTCGCGGGCGGGGTCATCGAGACCGACCCGAAGCGGACGTTCGACCGCGACGACGGGAGCGAGGGGCAGGTCCGGAACGTCCGACTCAAGGACGAGACGGGCGACATCCGGGTCGCGCTGTGGGGCGAGAAAGCCGACCTCGATATCGACCTCGCGGACTACGTCGTCGTCACGGACGTCGAGATCCAGGAGGGGTGGCAGGACGACCTCGAGGCCTCCGCAGGGTGGCGGTCGACGGTGACGGTGACCGATCCCCCCGAGGACGCCGCCGGGATCGACGCCGGCGGCGGGAGTGGCGGGGACGGGGGCAGCGACGGGAGTCCGGGGCTCGGTGCCTTCGGCGACGGCGGTAGCGACGGCGGTGCCACCGGCGCCGACGCGGACGCCGACGTGACGGACGACGAACCGGCCGACGGCGAGACCGTCCAGTTCACGGGGACGGTCGTACAGGCGGGCGACCCGGTCGTCCTCGACGACGGGAGCGAGACGCGGAGCGTGGAGACGGACGCGGAACTGCGACTGGGGGAGGAAGTGACCGTGAGCGGACCGATCCGCGAGGGGCGGATCGACGCGGACGAGGTGTACTAGGAGGGGGTGAGTGCGGGGGTGGCGGACCGCCGTCGGCGATACCCGATTACGGCGTGTAGGTCGCCTCCCCGTGGAGCGTGCCGGTCGGATCGTCGACCTGCAGTTCGACCGTCCGCGGATCGCCGGTGGTCGTGGTGTTCGGCGTGGTGTAGTCGAGGCGGTAGGTCGGGGCGGTGATCTCGTCGACGAGATCGGAGAGGATCACGTCGAAGTCGGCCGAGGCGATGTCGATCCACGTGCCGTCCACGAGATTCGCGACTTCCCGTTTGGTGATCTCGCCGTCCCCGAACGTGAGGTCGGTCGAGACCGCGTAGTAGGTGTATCCGCTGAGGTACCCCTCGATGTCGGATCTCGTGAGATCGGTGAAGGGTGCGTCCGTGCCCTCCTCATCGACGTGGCCCGAGGCGTCCGTGATGTCGATGATGATCCGCTGGGCGCCCGACCGGTACGTCGAGAGCGCCGTGCCGCTGTCGGGGGAGAGATTCCGCGTCGCCACGCCAAGCGCGTCGAGGTTGTCCTCCGGGAAATCGTCACCCCCGGTGGCGAAGAGACCGTTCACGGCGGTCTGAATCGCGTCGGAGTCGGACGTGAAGTCGAGGTCGGTCTCGACCGTGTCTTTGAAGCTGACCAGCGCGTAGCGGGCGTCGATACCCTCCGCCTCGACGTCGTCGATGAACGACGTGATCTGGGACTGGAGCGTGCTGATCTCGTCGCCCATGCTCCCCGTGTCGTCGAAGACGAACACGATGTCGGCTTGGCGTTCCCCGGGGTTGAACGTCGCCGTCACGTCCTGATCACAGCCGCCCTCACAGAGCGCGAAGTCCTCGGAGACGAGGTCGCCCGCGTTGCCGGCGGCGGTGTCGACACGCACGAACGTACTCAGGTCCGGGAACGCCGAGGCGTCCGTGTTCAGGATGGACACCTCCGGATCGGTGGAGACGGTCGTGTCGAAGCTACACGGCTCGCACTCGGTGTCGACCGTCTGGTCGTTGTGACGGCACTGCTCGGTGTAGAAGCCGAGGTCGAACGAGACGGAGTCGCTCTGGATCTCGTTGGCGTGGTCGACCGGGAGCCACCACGAGAAGCCGATGCAGTGCTTGCTCCCCCCCGAGAAACAGTTGCGTCCCATGCCGCCGCCCTCCGACGCGGCGATGTCGCCGGTGAGGGGGATGCCGTCGCCCGAGGCGGCATCGGTGAGGAAGTCGGCGAGCGAACCGCCGGTGACGAGCCCCTCCGGACTGGTGCCGCGTTGCTGGATGTTGTCGCAGTTGTCGTCGTACCACACGGCGACGCGGATCTCCTCCAGGAGTTCGACGTCGCTGTCGGGGATCGCCGACGTCTCGGTGACCACCTCGTCCGTCGGCCCATCCTCGTCGGGATCGTCCGCCTCGGACTCGGTGGTGCCGTTTTCCCGTGCCTCCTCGAGGTCGCCCGTCAGCCAGACGAACCCGGGGTTGTCGCACAGGTGGAAGCTGAACGTGACTTCGCCGTAGTCGCCCGGCTTGACGTCCTCGAGGTTGAGGAGGGGGAGCGGGCCGGTACCGTCCCCGTCGTCGACGTCGTCGAACGTTGCCTCCCCCCGTCCCGACTCGCTCGAGTTGTTGAGCGTCCGGAGCGACTCGCTCGCGGTCGGGTCGCGGTCGTCGGGCACGTCCGCGAGGTCGCTGTCGGAGCCACAGATGGTCGTCGCGGCGTCCTGGATCCCGTCGTCGTCGGGGTCCGGATACGCCTCGATCGACGTGTTGTCCATGTATGCGTCGAGCGAGGAGTCGCCGTCGGTGCCGACCGAATCGTCGGATCGGACCCAGACGTCCGGCGAGGTGGATCCGATCGGGAAGGCCGTCCACGTTCCCGGAGTGCTGTCCGTCGGCGGCTCCATCCGCGTCTCGACCGACCCCCCGTCGACCTGTGTTTCGTCGGTCGACCAGTCGGAGTAGTGCTCCTCCCAGTCCATCTTCAAGTCGAGCGTCCCGGCCACCAGCTCGTTGTTCTCGAACGTTTCCTGATCGCTGAAGTACGCGCTGGTACCGAGGCCGGCACCCGCCGACGCGGCACCGATGGTACCGAGCGCGGCCAGCGCCTTCCGCCGTGAGAGTTCGAAGTCGTCGTTCATGTGTGCCACCCCCTTTCGGGGACGCTCACCGGTGGAGTCGAACCACCGCCGACCGCCGGTCGCCGGAGTGAGCCTATCGTGTTACGACCACCCATACCCATAGCTAATCGTCACTTTGTGTCGGTTAATCCGGAGTTTT is from Haloplanus salinarum and encodes:
- a CDS encoding single-stranded DNA binding protein; protein product: MGVIEDVYEDLDTDVAFEEFEAAVHDKVEQMGGLADEETAAMLIAHELEDEEVSGVADIDPGMDEVKFLAKVIGVGDLRTFDRDGDGDGDEDGEDADEGRVINVDVADGTGQVRISFWDRMAQSVADGEVDVGDVLRIKGRPQEGYSGVEVSVDQAEIDEDAEVDVEIRDTYRIEDLSLGLSDVNLRGRVLATDSVRTFDRDDGSEGRVANLTLGDETGRIRVTLWDERADRATELDAGTSVEVVDGYVRERDGDLELHVGSRGAVEEIDESIAYDPETTPISDLELGQTVDLAGGVIETDPKRTFDRDDGSEGQVRNVRLKDETGDIRVALWGEKADLDIDLADYVVVTDVEIQEGWQDDLEASAGWRSTVTVTDPPEDAAGIDAGGGSGGDGGSDGSPGLGAFGDGGSDGGATGADADADVTDDEPADGETVQFTGTVVQAGDPVVLDDGSETRSVETDAELRLGEEVTVSGPIREGRIDADEVY
- the azf gene encoding NAD-dependent glucose-6-phosphate dehydrogenase Azf, which codes for MDDPVLLTGAGGRVGQAILHGIGEGHEWRLLDREPLSADRLPPGVTDDDVIVEDVTDTTAMTEAMDGVGAVIHLAGDPRPEAPWNSVLENNIDGTQTVFEAAVDAGVEKVAFASSNHAVSAYETDTRTPDMYRTDDDYRLNGTELPRPGNLYGVSKAAGETLGRYYHDSEGLSVVCVRIGNLTADHPPRNYERGQAMWLSHRDCAHLFDRCIRADYGYEIVYGISDNERKYYSIERAKEVLGYEPQDDSAAYTLAGEPRDGT
- a CDS encoding DUF309 domain-containing protein — protein: MDAALRAGIALYNGGEYHAAHDPWEDVWLDRSDGTDDERFLHGLIQFTAAIHHARTRNWSGAAGLAASAGDYLAGLDSPYRGVAVAPIRRALATLAADPEVAERRRPPPIRHEGRPLALADLRFDAAAAAATALADEHGYDPAVVDLAIGFAREEIEGGERTLFTTTLLEFVTADADRGLVYRRLADHVERRQREYADVDGLFDAD
- a CDS encoding vWA domain-containing protein; translated protein: MNDDFELSRRKALAALGTIGAASAGAGLGTSAYFSDQETFENNELVAGTLDLKMDWEEHYSDWSTDETQVDGGSVETRMEPPTDSTPGTWTAFPIGSTSPDVWVRSDDSVGTDGDSSLDAYMDNTSIEAYPDPDDDGIQDAATTICGSDSDLADVPDDRDPTASESLRTLNNSSESGRGEATFDDVDDGDGTGPLPLLNLEDVKPGDYGEVTFSFHLCDNPGFVWLTGDLEEARENGTTESEADDPDEDGPTDEVVTETSAIPDSDVELLEEIRVAVWYDDNCDNIQQRGTSPEGLVTGGSLADFLTDAASGDGIPLTGDIAASEGGGMGRNCFSGGSKHCIGFSWWLPVDHANEIQSDSVSFDLGFYTEQCRHNDQTVDTECEPCSFDTTVSTDPEVSILNTDASAFPDLSTFVRVDTAAGNAGDLVSEDFALCEGGCDQDVTATFNPGERQADIVFVFDDTGSMGDEISTLQSQITSFIDDVEAEGIDARYALVSFKDTVETDLDFTSDSDAIQTAVNGLFATGGDDFPEDNLDALGVATRNLSPDSGTALSTYRSGAQRIIIDITDASGHVDEEGTDAPFTDLTRSDIEGYLSGYTYYAVSTDLTFGDGEITKREVANLVDGTWIDIASADFDVILSDLVDEITAPTYRLDYTTPNTTTTGDPRTVELQVDDPTGTLHGEATYTP